The following coding sequences lie in one Flavobacterium cyclinae genomic window:
- the ligA gene encoding NAD-dependent DNA ligase LigA, which yields MSVLDTIKNLRDELNQHNYNYYVLDNPTISDFEFDQKLKHLQDLETQHPEFFDENSPTQRVGGSITKNFETVQHEFRMYSLDNSYSIEDLQDWETRIQKVLGDVTLEYTCELKYDGASISISYEKGRLVRAVTRGDGFQGDDVTNNIKTIKAVPIHLKGDFPDKFDIRGEIILPFAGFEKMNQELIEIGETPYSNPRNTASGSLKLQDSAEVAKRPLDCLLYFVIGNNLPFKTQFEGLQKARDWGFKVPTQSKLAKNLEEVFEYINYWDKHRHDLPYETDGVVIKVNNLQHQDELGYTAKSPRWAMAYKFKAEQVTTTLNSISYQVGRTGAITPVANLEPVQLAGTIVKRASLHNADQIEKLDIRIGDEVFVEKGGEIIPKIIAVAKRGNQETPTKYITHCPECQTELVRSEGEANHFCPNFYGCPPQIIGRIQHFITRKAMDIDGLGGETVALLYNAGLVTNYADLYELKKEQIIPLERMAEKSAENLINGIEKSKAIPFERVLYALGIRYVGETVAKKLAKHYKSIDAIANASIMDLILVDEIGDKIAQSVVQFFENQENIRIIERLKQQGVQLQSGEETALLSEKLKGKTFVVSGVFEIYSRDELKKAIEDNGGKVGSSISSKTDYVIAGDNMGPSKLEKANQLKIPIISENDFKTMLDD from the coding sequence ATGAGCGTTTTAGATACTATTAAGAATTTAAGAGACGAATTAAATCAGCATAATTATAATTATTATGTTTTAGACAATCCAACAATTTCTGATTTTGAATTTGACCAAAAACTAAAACATTTACAAGATTTAGAAACACAACATCCTGAATTTTTTGATGAGAATTCACCAACTCAAAGAGTAGGAGGATCCATTACAAAGAATTTTGAAACCGTTCAGCATGAATTTCGAATGTATTCTTTGGATAATTCTTATTCAATTGAAGATTTACAAGATTGGGAAACCCGAATTCAAAAGGTGTTAGGCGATGTTACGTTAGAATATACTTGCGAATTAAAATACGATGGAGCGTCAATTAGCATTTCGTATGAAAAAGGTCGTTTAGTTCGAGCAGTTACTCGTGGCGATGGTTTTCAAGGTGATGATGTTACCAATAATATCAAAACGATAAAAGCAGTTCCTATTCATTTGAAAGGAGATTTTCCAGACAAATTTGACATTCGTGGTGAAATTATTCTTCCGTTTGCCGGATTTGAAAAAATGAACCAAGAACTAATTGAAATTGGTGAAACTCCCTATTCAAATCCAAGAAATACTGCATCTGGAAGTTTAAAATTACAAGATAGTGCCGAAGTGGCCAAGCGACCATTAGATTGTTTACTTTACTTTGTAATTGGAAATAATTTACCTTTTAAAACCCAATTTGAAGGCTTACAAAAAGCAAGAGATTGGGGATTTAAAGTACCAACACAATCCAAATTAGCTAAAAATTTAGAGGAGGTTTTTGAGTATATAAATTATTGGGATAAACATCGACACGATTTGCCTTATGAAACTGATGGTGTTGTGATAAAAGTTAATAATTTACAACATCAAGATGAATTAGGGTATACGGCAAAATCACCGCGTTGGGCAATGGCTTATAAATTTAAAGCCGAGCAAGTAACTACCACATTAAATTCGATTTCATATCAAGTAGGAAGAACTGGTGCGATAACGCCTGTTGCAAATTTAGAACCAGTGCAATTGGCAGGAACAATCGTAAAACGAGCTTCGTTACATAATGCCGACCAAATTGAAAAATTAGATATCCGAATAGGTGATGAAGTCTTCGTAGAAAAAGGGGGTGAAATTATTCCAAAAATTATAGCAGTTGCTAAAAGAGGAAATCAAGAAACGCCTACAAAATATATTACGCATTGTCCTGAATGTCAAACAGAATTAGTTAGAAGTGAAGGAGAAGCCAATCATTTTTGTCCCAATTTTTATGGATGTCCACCACAGATTATTGGAAGAATACAGCATTTTATTACCCGAAAAGCTATGGATATTGATGGTTTGGGTGGTGAAACAGTTGCTTTGTTATACAATGCAGGTTTGGTTACTAATTATGCCGATTTGTATGAACTAAAAAAAGAACAAATCATTCCGTTAGAGCGTATGGCTGAAAAATCAGCAGAAAACTTAATTAATGGTATTGAAAAATCGAAAGCTATACCTTTTGAACGTGTTTTATATGCATTGGGTATTCGATATGTGGGTGAAACGGTTGCTAAAAAATTAGCCAAACATTATAAATCTATTGATGCTATAGCTAATGCTAGTATAATGGATTTGATTTTAGTGGATGAAATTGGAGATAAAATTGCACAAAGTGTAGTGCAATTCTTTGAAAATCAAGAAAATATTCGTATCATTGAAAGACTAAAACAACAAGGTGTTCAATTACAATCTGGTGAAGAGACAGCTTTACTTTCTGAAAAATTAAAAGGTAAAACTTTTGTTGTATCGGGTGTTTTTGAAATTTATTCAAGAGATGAACTAAAAAAAGCAATTGAAGATAATGGCGGAAAAGTAGGAAGTTCAATTTCTTCAAAAACAGATTATGTTATTGCTGGTGATAATATGGGACCTTCCAAATTAGAAAAAGCGAATCAATTAAAAATCCCTATAATTTCTGAAAATGATTTCAAAACAATGTTAGATGATTAA
- a CDS encoding DUF6495 family protein produces MKYARLTKEQLEELHPEFINFLATQSIDKIEWDDIKKNRPHVAEQEIDVFSDMIWEKALTNVTHIDHFSKNYIFLFKCMSEVVYSFVIKSNNPEIDFVSADGIHWLSENLFSDDVEITRGKKDLTQNRNESLFEIIKQGGIISKGELFTKLDSLINQ; encoded by the coding sequence ATGAAATACGCAAGATTAACAAAAGAGCAATTAGAAGAATTACATCCTGAATTTATTAATTTTTTAGCAACTCAATCTATCGATAAAATCGAGTGGGATGATATTAAAAAGAATCGTCCACATGTTGCTGAACAAGAAATTGATGTGTTTTCTGATATGATTTGGGAAAAGGCATTGACTAATGTTACTCATATTGATCATTTTTCAAAGAATTATATTTTTCTTTTTAAATGTATGTCAGAAGTTGTTTATTCTTTTGTAATAAAATCTAATAATCCTGAAATTGATTTTGTTTCTGCAGATGGTATTCATTGGCTTTCAGAAAATCTTTTTTCTGATGATGTTGAGATTACTAGGGGGAAAAAGGATTTAACTCAAAACAGAAACGAATCGTTGTTTGAAATTATCAAACAAGGCGGAATTATTAGTAAAGGCGAATTGTTCACAAAATTAGATAGCTTAATCAATCAGTAA
- a CDS encoding MFS transporter, whose protein sequence is MQQLQKGDSKLLNAWAFYDWANSVYALVISSTIFPLYYGALFRQKNIEEIILFNFSIRSEALISYVTALGFLIIAFISPLLSGIADYMGNKKFFLKLFCYIGAISCMSLYFFSIDDEKVVLSLISYLLALIGFWGSLVFYNSYLPDIAHKEQQDAISAKGFSLGYVGSVLLLLICLGMVMWVADDYKLQMMRYSFLLVGIWWIGFSQYSYYYLPNNKNDNKLHRNVIFNGFKELLKVWHQLKELKPLQRYLAAFFVYSMAVQTIMIIAAYFGEKEVQWGSDSKRTIGLIVSVLLIQLIAVIGAWLTSKASAKYGNIKVLIFINFSWILICTYAYFVVTPNDFYIAAGFVGLVMGGIQSLSRSTYSKFIPDGTNDTTSFFSFYDVAEKIGIVIGMFTYGYIADVTGKIQNAILFLILFFVVGLLLLFRVPKK, encoded by the coding sequence ATGCAACAACTTCAAAAAGGAGATTCAAAACTTTTAAATGCTTGGGCTTTCTATGATTGGGCCAATTCAGTTTATGCTTTAGTAATATCATCGACTATTTTCCCATTGTATTATGGTGCATTATTTCGTCAAAAAAATATTGAAGAAATTATTTTGTTTAATTTTTCAATTCGAAGTGAAGCTTTAATCAGTTATGTAACAGCTTTAGGATTTTTAATCATTGCTTTTATCTCACCATTATTATCTGGAATTGCCGATTATATGGGAAATAAGAAATTTTTCTTGAAACTTTTCTGTTATATAGGAGCTATTTCTTGTATGTCATTGTACTTTTTTTCAATAGATGATGAAAAGGTCGTTTTAAGTTTAATTTCTTATTTGTTGGCTCTTATTGGTTTTTGGGGAAGTTTGGTTTTTTATAATTCGTATTTACCCGATATCGCTCATAAAGAACAACAAGATGCCATAAGTGCAAAAGGATTTAGTTTAGGGTATGTAGGAAGTGTTTTGTTACTACTTATTTGTTTAGGAATGGTAATGTGGGTTGCAGATGATTATAAGTTGCAAATGATGCGTTATTCTTTTCTTCTAGTTGGAATTTGGTGGATAGGATTTAGTCAATACAGCTACTATTATTTACCTAACAACAAAAACGACAATAAGTTACACCGAAATGTAATTTTCAATGGTTTTAAAGAATTACTAAAAGTGTGGCATCAATTAAAAGAGTTAAAACCTTTACAACGTTATTTAGCAGCTTTTTTTGTTTACAGTATGGCAGTGCAAACCATTATGATAATTGCTGCCTATTTTGGAGAAAAAGAAGTGCAATGGGGAAGTGATAGTAAAAGAACAATTGGGTTGATAGTAAGTGTATTGTTAATTCAGTTAATTGCAGTTATAGGAGCTTGGTTAACATCAAAAGCTTCTGCTAAATATGGTAACATAAAAGTGCTTATTTTTATAAATTTCTCATGGATTTTAATTTGTACGTATGCCTATTTCGTAGTGACTCCTAATGATTTTTACATTGCGGCAGGTTTTGTAGGATTAGTAATGGGAGGAATTCAATCCTTATCTCGTTCAACCTATTCTAAATTTATACCAGATGGAACAAACGATACAACATCTTTCTTTAGTTTTTACGATGTTGCTGAGAAAATCGGAATTGTAATCGGGATGTTTACTTATGGTTATATTGCTGATGTAACGGGTAAAATACAAAATGCCATCTTATTTTTAATTTTATTTTTTGTTGTAGGACTACTTTTATTATTTCGAGTACCTAAAAAATAA
- a CDS encoding M48 family metallopeptidase produces the protein MNNRTKIIALGLLVMVLSCAKNPFTGKSTLALVPNSEILPSAFQQYNQFLSENKVITGTSDAKRVETVGSKIKVAAERWLNANGYANYLDGYAWEYKLVDSKEVNAWCMPGGKIVFYTGIMPICKDDAGMATVMGHEVAHALANHGQQRMSAGVFQQVGAAGVAVATGNKSQQTQQIAMTAYGATTQLGGMLPFSRAHESEADMIGLTLMAIAGYNPDTAVAFWERMAAQSGGQSPPEFMSTHPSNATRIAKIKELIPQAKAEAAKFGVTFK, from the coding sequence ATGAATAATAGAACTAAAATTATCGCCCTAGGACTTTTAGTGATGGTACTTTCATGTGCTAAAAATCCTTTTACAGGAAAAAGTACTTTAGCACTTGTACCAAATAGTGAAATATTACCTTCTGCATTTCAGCAATACAATCAGTTTTTATCTGAAAATAAAGTTATTACCGGTACAAGCGATGCAAAAAGAGTAGAAACTGTAGGAAGCAAAATTAAAGTAGCAGCCGAACGTTGGTTAAACGCTAATGGATATGCTAATTATTTAGATGGCTATGCTTGGGAATATAAATTAGTAGATAGTAAAGAAGTGAATGCATGGTGTATGCCAGGAGGAAAAATTGTTTTTTATACAGGAATTATGCCTATTTGTAAAGACGATGCCGGTATGGCAACAGTAATGGGACATGAAGTGGCACATGCTTTAGCCAATCACGGCCAGCAACGAATGAGTGCAGGAGTTTTTCAACAAGTAGGTGCTGCAGGTGTAGCGGTTGCCACCGGAAATAAATCGCAACAAACCCAACAAATTGCCATGACAGCTTATGGAGCTACTACACAATTAGGTGGAATGTTACCTTTTAGTAGAGCACATGAAAGTGAAGCCGATATGATTGGACTAACTTTAATGGCAATTGCAGGTTATAATCCTGATACTGCGGTTGCGTTTTGGGAAAGGATGGCGGCACAATCAGGAGGGCAATCACCTCCAGAGTTTATGAGTACACACCCTAGTAATGCTACTCGTATTGCTAAGATAAAAGAGTTAATTCCGCAAGCTAAAGCCGAAGCAGCTAAGTTTGGTGTTACTTTTAAATAA
- a CDS encoding alpha/beta hydrolase: MPKKKQKQSQVIEIPKPILYTAKFFQAVSSSLTTKFAAKLFTTPIRHKLPKRELHMERESVQKSIMVPAINKEIVVYEYGKSDKKVLLVHGWSGRGTQLVKIADELLKMGYMTISFDAPAHGKSKGNYSIMTEFIASILELEKHYGSFEFAIGHSLGGMSVLNAIKQNLKVKKAVTIGAGDIIQDIIDDFIKKLELKPEYGIKLRDHFEKRFAGKMDDYSAYKAAKTINIPVLIMHDKEDDDVSVKAAYHIHEHLQGSELVITEGLGHRKILGDETVIKMIVKFISEK, from the coding sequence ATGCCAAAAAAGAAACAAAAACAATCGCAAGTTATTGAAATACCTAAACCTATTTTATATACGGCTAAATTTTTTCAAGCTGTTTCTTCTAGCCTAACAACTAAATTTGCGGCCAAACTTTTTACCACTCCTATTCGTCATAAATTACCAAAGCGTGAATTACATATGGAACGCGAAAGTGTTCAAAAAAGTATTATGGTTCCTGCGATAAACAAAGAAATTGTAGTCTATGAATATGGCAAAAGCGATAAAAAAGTACTTTTAGTTCATGGTTGGTCTGGAAGAGGAACACAATTGGTTAAAATTGCAGATGAGTTATTGAAAATGGGCTACATGACCATAAGTTTTGATGCGCCTGCTCATGGGAAATCAAAAGGAAATTATTCGATAATGACCGAATTTATTGCTTCCATTTTAGAATTGGAAAAACATTATGGTTCGTTTGAATTTGCTATTGGACATTCGCTTGGTGGTATGTCGGTTTTGAATGCGATTAAACAAAATCTGAAAGTTAAAAAAGCAGTTACCATTGGAGCTGGCGATATCATTCAAGACATCATTGATGATTTTATAAAGAAGTTAGAATTAAAGCCAGAATACGGTATTAAATTAAGAGATCATTTCGAAAAACGATTTGCCGGAAAAATGGATGATTATTCAGCTTATAAAGCAGCAAAAACAATCAATATTCCTGTTTTAATTATGCATGATAAAGAAGATGATGATGTATCAGTTAAAGCGGCTTATCATATTCACGAACATTTACAAGGTTCAGAATTGGTTATTACAGAAGGTTTAGGGCATCGTAAAATTTTAGGGGATGAAACTGTAATTAAAATGATAGTCAAATTTATCTCTGAAAAATAA
- a CDS encoding M23 family metallopeptidase: MKLTKLFTSMNILKNCILLILLSTTISKAEINIKIYYEQFENGYNIYADNQEFCPVSVKINFTTTNLNINGGNNKVYVVNSQTKKQLLTSLSVLKQGMPYKFSYQTNFNYGDYYNTAYDENFIYDLPFKKSEKFSVLQGYNGSFSHQNENSLDFSMPIGTELFAIRDGIVIKVIDHNNRNCATKDCAKYNNTIIIYHSDGTFAEYAHLKQKGAIVKVGDQITKGQLIGYSGNVGWSSVAHLHLVIFKQELENRVTLKTRFKIENGDKNEYLIESKVYSKNY; encoded by the coding sequence TTGAAATTAACAAAATTATTTACTTCTATGAATATTTTAAAAAATTGCATTTTACTGATATTATTGTCAACAACAATTTCTAAAGCGGAAATTAATATCAAAATTTATTATGAGCAATTTGAAAATGGTTATAATATTTATGCTGATAATCAAGAGTTTTGTCCCGTTAGTGTTAAAATAAATTTTACTACAACAAATCTTAATATAAATGGAGGTAATAATAAAGTTTATGTCGTTAATTCTCAAACAAAAAAACAACTTTTAACATCTCTTAGCGTATTAAAACAAGGTATGCCATACAAATTTTCATATCAAACGAATTTCAATTATGGTGATTACTACAATACAGCATATGATGAAAATTTTATTTACGATCTTCCATTTAAAAAGTCAGAAAAATTTAGCGTTTTGCAAGGTTATAATGGATCGTTTTCACACCAAAATGAAAACTCACTAGATTTTTCTATGCCAATTGGAACAGAATTATTTGCGATAAGAGATGGTATAGTAATTAAAGTCATAGATCATAACAATAGAAATTGCGCTACAAAAGATTGTGCCAAGTATAACAATACAATAATTATTTATCACTCTGATGGAACTTTTGCAGAATACGCACATCTAAAACAAAAAGGTGCAATTGTCAAAGTTGGAGACCAAATAACTAAAGGTCAACTTATAGGATATAGTGGAAATGTAGGCTGGAGTTCGGTTGCTCATTTACATTTGGTTATATTTAAACAGGAATTAGAAAATAGAGTTACCTTAAAAACAAGGTTTAAAATTGAAAATGGAGACAAAAATGAATATTTAATTGAATCAAAAGTATATAGCAAAAATTATTAA
- a CDS encoding LOG family protein — translation MAADQYENEDHRIQEKFKQKTWNEIRTNDSWAIFKIMSEFVNGYESMGRIGPCVSIFGSARTKPEDKYYLLAEKIAFKISKAGYGVITGGGPGIMEAGNKGAHYGGGTSVGLNIELPFEQHFNPYIDKDKNLNFDYFFVRKVMFVKYSQGFVVMPGGFGTLDELFEAITLIQTKKIGKFPIILVGTEFWSGLLDWIKNVMIDKMKNASPDDMNLIKVVDTEDEVLEALDNFYKKYNLSPNF, via the coding sequence ATGGCAGCAGATCAGTACGAAAACGAAGACCACAGAATTCAAGAGAAATTCAAGCAAAAGACTTGGAATGAAATAAGAACTAATGATTCATGGGCAATTTTTAAAATCATGTCAGAATTCGTAAATGGTTACGAATCAATGGGAAGAATTGGTCCTTGTGTATCTATTTTTGGTTCAGCAAGAACAAAACCAGAAGACAAATACTATTTATTAGCTGAAAAAATTGCTTTCAAAATCAGTAAAGCAGGATATGGCGTTATTACAGGTGGTGGTCCTGGTATCATGGAAGCCGGAAACAAAGGAGCACATTATGGAGGTGGAACATCGGTAGGTTTAAACATTGAATTGCCTTTTGAGCAACACTTTAATCCGTACATTGATAAGGATAAAAACTTAAATTTTGATTACTTTTTCGTGAGAAAAGTAATGTTTGTAAAATATTCACAAGGTTTTGTGGTAATGCCAGGAGGTTTTGGAACTTTAGACGAATTATTCGAAGCGATAACATTAATTCAGACTAAGAAAATTGGAAAATTCCCAATTATTTTAGTAGGAACAGAATTCTGGTCAGGTTTATTAGATTGGATTAAAAATGTAATGATTGACAAAATGAAAAATGCCAGTCCAGATGATATGAACTTAATCAAAGTGGTTGATACAGAAGATGAGGTGTTAGAAGCATTAGATAACTTCTATAAAAAATACAATTTATCACCCAATTTCTAA
- the uvrA gene encoding excinuclease ABC subunit UvrA, producing the protein MQHTEETIEIIGARAHNLKNIDVTIPREKLVVITGLSGSGKSSLAFDTIYAEGQRRYIETFSAYARQFLGGLERPDVDKIDGLSPVIAIEQKTTSKSPRSTVGTITEIYDFLRLLYARGADAYSYNTGEKMVSYSDEQIKQLILEDFNGKRINILAPVVRSRKGHYRELFEQIAKQGFLKVRVNGEIRDLEYGMKVDRYKTHDIEIVIDRMAIDSEEDTDKRLSESIKTAMYHGEDVMMVIEQESQEVRFYSRNLMCPSSGISYPNPEPNNFSFNSPKGACPCCNGLGTVNEINLQKIIPNPKASIKNGGFAPLGEYKSSWIFKQLEIIAQKYDFKITDAIEEIPQEAMDMILYGGNEKFSVVSKVMGITKDYKIDFEGISNFIKNQYDNSDSASIKRWAKEFMDENVCPECEGTRLRKESLYFKLNGKNIGELVQMDVAELSEWFADLPNHLSEKQQVISTEILKEITARLQFLLDVGLNYLSLNRSSKSLSGGEAQRIRLATQIGSQLVGVLYILDEPSIGLHQRDNERLIKSLESLRDIGNSVIVVEHDKDMIERADYVIDIGPKAGRFGGQIISKGTPKELLKENTITAQYMSGKMQIEVPKSRREGNGKSIKLSGATGNNLKNVSVEIPLGKLVCVTGVSGSGKSTLINETLYPILNAHFFNAVKKPQPYKKIEGLEHIDKVIDIDQSPIGRTPRSNPATYTDVFSEIRSLFTQVPEAMIRGYKPGRFSFNVKGGRCETCEGSGVRTIEMSFLPDVYVECETCQGKRFNRETLEIRYKGKSISDVLNMTVDEAVEFFENIPKIYRKVKTIQDVGLGYITLGQQSTTLSGGEAQRIKLATELSKKDTGNTFYILDEPTTGLHFEDIRVLMDVINKLVDKGNTVLIIEHNLDVVKLSDYIIDIGYEGGKGGGEVVAKGTPEEIVKNKKSYTAQFLKKELS; encoded by the coding sequence ATGCAACACACAGAAGAAACTATCGAAATTATTGGAGCAAGAGCTCATAATCTTAAGAACATAGATGTTACGATTCCACGCGAAAAACTGGTAGTAATTACAGGTTTATCGGGATCTGGGAAATCGTCATTGGCTTTTGATACGATTTATGCCGAAGGACAACGAAGATACATCGAAACTTTTTCAGCTTATGCTCGTCAATTTCTTGGAGGATTAGAGCGTCCTGATGTAGATAAAATCGACGGACTTTCTCCTGTGATTGCTATTGAGCAAAAAACCACGAGTAAATCGCCTCGCTCTACTGTAGGAACGATTACCGAAATTTATGATTTCTTACGTTTGTTATACGCTCGTGGCGCCGATGCTTACAGTTACAATACGGGTGAAAAAATGGTTTCTTATTCTGATGAGCAAATTAAGCAATTGATTCTGGAGGATTTTAATGGCAAACGCATCAATATTTTAGCACCAGTGGTTCGTTCACGTAAAGGACATTATCGCGAATTATTTGAGCAAATTGCCAAACAAGGTTTCTTAAAAGTTCGTGTGAATGGAGAAATTCGCGATTTAGAATACGGAATGAAAGTCGATCGTTACAAAACGCATGACATCGAAATTGTAATTGATAGAATGGCAATTGATTCAGAAGAAGATACTGATAAGCGCCTTTCAGAAAGTATCAAAACCGCTATGTATCATGGAGAAGATGTAATGATGGTAATCGAACAAGAAAGTCAAGAAGTACGTTTTTACAGTCGTAATTTAATGTGTCCGTCTTCTGGAATTTCGTATCCAAATCCGGAACCGAATAACTTTTCATTCAATTCCCCAAAAGGAGCTTGTCCGTGTTGTAACGGATTAGGAACAGTGAATGAAATCAATCTTCAAAAAATTATCCCAAATCCAAAAGCATCAATTAAAAATGGTGGTTTTGCTCCTTTAGGTGAATATAAAAGTTCTTGGATTTTCAAGCAATTGGAAATTATTGCACAAAAATATGATTTCAAAATAACCGATGCTATTGAGGAAATTCCGCAAGAAGCGATGGATATGATTTTGTACGGTGGAAACGAAAAATTCTCTGTCGTATCTAAGGTTATGGGAATTACGAAAGATTATAAAATTGATTTTGAAGGGATTTCTAACTTCATCAAAAATCAATATGATAATTCCGATTCAGCAAGTATTAAACGTTGGGCAAAAGAATTTATGGATGAAAATGTTTGTCCAGAATGTGAAGGAACTCGTTTGAGAAAAGAATCATTATATTTCAAATTAAACGGAAAAAATATTGGCGAATTAGTCCAAATGGACGTTGCCGAATTATCCGAATGGTTTGCCGATTTACCAAATCACCTTTCTGAAAAACAGCAAGTTATTTCAACTGAAATTTTAAAAGAAATTACAGCTCGATTACAGTTTTTGTTGGATGTTGGTTTGAACTATTTATCCTTAAACCGAAGTTCAAAATCGCTATCTGGTGGAGAGGCCCAACGTATTCGATTGGCAACGCAAATTGGGTCACAATTGGTTGGGGTATTGTATATTTTGGATGAACCAAGTATCGGTTTGCACCAAAGAGACAATGAACGTTTGATTAAATCATTAGAAAGTTTACGCGATATTGGAAACTCAGTAATCGTTGTGGAACATGATAAAGACATGATTGAACGTGCCGATTATGTGATTGATATTGGTCCAAAAGCAGGTCGTTTTGGTGGACAAATCATCAGTAAAGGGACACCGAAAGAATTACTGAAGGAAAATACCATTACAGCTCAGTACATGAGTGGTAAAATGCAGATTGAAGTTCCAAAATCTCGCAGAGAAGGCAATGGAAAATCCATCAAATTATCAGGTGCAACAGGAAATAACTTAAAAAATGTTTCGGTTGAAATTCCGTTAGGAAAATTGGTTTGTGTTACTGGAGTTTCAGGAAGTGGAAAATCGACATTGATTAACGAAACCTTGTATCCAATATTAAATGCGCATTTTTTTAATGCAGTTAAGAAACCACAACCGTACAAAAAAATCGAAGGTTTAGAACATATCGACAAAGTAATTGACATTGACCAAAGTCCGATTGGAAGAACACCGCGCTCTAATCCTGCAACATATACTGATGTTTTTTCGGAAATAAGAAGTCTGTTTACCCAAGTTCCAGAAGCGATGATTCGTGGTTATAAGCCAGGAAGATTTAGTTTTAATGTAAAAGGCGGTCGCTGTGAAACTTGTGAAGGTTCTGGAGTTCGAACCATTGAAATGAGCTTTTTACCAGACGTTTATGTGGAATGCGAAACTTGTCAAGGCAAGCGATTCAACCGAGAAACATTAGAAATTCGATATAAAGGAAAATCGATTTCTGATGTGTTGAATATGACAGTAGATGAAGCTGTTGAGTTTTTTGAAAATATTCCAAAAATCTATAGAAAAGTAAAAACAATACAAGATGTTGGATTAGGTTATATTACATTAGGCCAACAAAGTACTACACTTTCTGGAGGTGAAGCGCAACGTATTAAATTAGCAACAGAACTCTCTAAAAAAGATACGGGTAATACGTTTTATATTCTTGATGAACCAACAACGGGATTACATTTTGAAGACATTCGTGTATTAATGGATGTAATTAATAAGTTAGTGGATAAAGGAAACACCGTGTTGATTATCGAGCATAATTTAGACGTAGTAAAATTATCAGATTACATTATCGACATTGGTTATGAAGGTGGAAAAGGCGGCGGAGAAGTTGTAGCTAAAGGAACTCCAGAGGAAATCGTGAAAAATAAAAAAAGTTATACAGCGCAGTTTTTGAAAAAAGAATTATCTTAG